From Butyricimonas paravirosa, one genomic window encodes:
- a CDS encoding tyrosine-type recombinase/integrase, with protein sequence MKREFLTQFMERLIVELEREQRDGTAHVYQSTLKRLKKFANGREVSFKQLTPEWLSQFERKLLSDQLKWNSISTYMRTLRSVYNQAVERGIASYIPRLFSRVHTGIDCQVKRAVSPEVICRLMTDKKPLPERLSFTRDMFVLLFLLRGMPFVDLAFLRKCDLQGNVIVYHRHKTRRKLTVVVCPEAMAIIEKYRDMYPDSPYLLPIIQDPKQDEYRQYSRMLRLHNYRLRQVGYFLKIREQLSTYVARHTWATTALRQNYNSSLICDAMGHSSVKVTETYFQRYREDEVNQLNNALVAFVLSKKVLC encoded by the coding sequence ATGAAACGAGAATTTTTAACACAGTTTATGGAGCGACTTATTGTCGAGTTGGAACGAGAGCAGCGAGATGGTACTGCTCATGTTTATCAGAGTACTTTGAAACGGTTGAAGAAATTTGCGAATGGGCGCGAAGTTAGTTTTAAGCAATTGACCCCGGAATGGTTATCTCAATTCGAGCGGAAATTGTTGTCCGACCAGTTGAAATGGAATTCTATTTCAACATATATGCGGACGCTGAGATCCGTTTATAACCAAGCGGTTGAACGAGGGATTGCCTCTTATATACCCCGTCTTTTCAGCCGGGTACATACCGGGATTGATTGTCAGGTGAAAAGGGCAGTTTCCCCGGAGGTGATCTGTCGGTTGATGACAGATAAAAAGCCTTTGCCTGAACGGCTTTCTTTTACCCGGGATATGTTTGTCCTGCTGTTTTTGTTACGCGGGATGCCTTTTGTGGATCTGGCATTTTTGCGTAAATGTGATTTGCAGGGGAACGTGATTGTTTATCACCGGCACAAGACGAGACGAAAACTGACTGTCGTGGTTTGCCCCGAGGCGATGGCCATTATCGAGAAATACAGGGATATGTATCCTGATTCTCCTTATTTGCTCCCTATTATTCAGGACCCCAAGCAGGACGAGTACCGGCAGTATTCCAGGATGTTGCGTCTGCATAACTACCGTTTGCGGCAAGTCGGGTATTTCCTGAAGATTAGAGAGCAATTAAGTACTTACGTGGCGCGCCATACTTGGGCAACCACGGCGTTACGACAGAATTATAATTCCAGCCTGATTTGTGACGCGATGGGACATTCATCGGTAAAGGTGACCGAGACTTATTTCCAGCGTTACCGGGAGGATGAGGTGAATCAATTAAATAATGCACTTGTGGCTTTTGTTCTATCCAAGAAAGTGTTGTGTTGA
- a CDS encoding DUF3575 domain-containing protein has product MKPVVRYILLVSVLLCLFGGVRAQSVKVNVPLWLTGSPNIGFEYTLTRQLTVNAEGAWLPYMFKKNEEVFRVLMGAAELRYYWNPQNFYTNDSWDGFYIGPYAMYGTFNIGLLKHNDPLRSYRRKGWGVSGGITFGYKYAFNSRLALDMNIGVGYAHFQYDKYKLGGEYVNFPLELKKTKQWIGPTKFGVSLTYNIFR; this is encoded by the coding sequence ATGAAACCAGTTGTACGATATATTTTACTTGTTTCCGTTTTGCTTTGTTTATTTGGCGGGGTACGGGCGCAAAGTGTTAAGGTAAATGTACCTTTATGGTTGACCGGTTCACCTAATATCGGTTTTGAGTACACGTTAACGCGACAGCTCACGGTGAATGCCGAGGGGGCGTGGTTACCGTATATGTTTAAGAAGAATGAAGAAGTTTTTCGAGTGTTAATGGGGGCCGCGGAGTTACGATACTATTGGAACCCGCAAAATTTTTACACGAATGATTCATGGGATGGGTTTTATATCGGTCCTTACGCCATGTATGGCACTTTTAATATCGGGTTGTTGAAACACAATGACCCGCTCCGGAGTTATCGCCGGAAAGGATGGGGGGTATCGGGAGGTATTACTTTCGGGTACAAATATGCTTTTAACTCCCGTCTGGCGCTGGATATGAATATCGGTGTTGGATATGCTCATTTCCAGTATGATAAATATAAACTAGGAGGAGAATACGTGAATTTCCCGTTGGAACTCAAGAAGACCAAGCAATGGATTGGTCCGACGAAGTTCGGCGTGAGTCTTACATACAATATATTCCGCTAG
- a CDS encoding polymer-forming cytoskeletal protein — translation MFGKKKNEDDSEKLMKVSADNLTMITIGTIVKGTITIAGGLHLEGTLEGDIICKGKVVIGPQGKVKGNVNCDTAVLYGLLQGDVRATNELYMKSGCMVKGDVYTRKLEIEPNAGFDGVCNTTGMNVPVKEKNTKVEKVMVVEEK, via the coding sequence ATGTTTGGAAAGAAAAAGAATGAAGATGACTCTGAAAAATTAATGAAAGTCAGTGCTGACAACCTGACAATGATTACAATAGGGACGATAGTGAAAGGGACAATCACTATTGCTGGAGGATTACATCTGGAGGGAACGTTAGAGGGAGATATTATTTGCAAAGGGAAAGTTGTGATTGGTCCACAAGGAAAAGTCAAGGGAAATGTGAACTGTGACACCGCGGTGTTGTATGGTTTGTTGCAAGGAGATGTTCGTGCGACGAATGAACTGTACATGAAATCCGGGTGCATGGTAAAAGGTGATGTTTACACGCGTAAGCTGGAAATAGAGCCGAATGCCGGATTCGATGGTGTTTGTAATACCACCGGGATGAATGTCCCCGTGAAGGAAAAGAACACCAAAGTGGAAAAGGTCATGGTGGTGGAGGAGAAGTAG
- a CDS encoding FimB/Mfa2 family fimbrial subunit has protein sequence MKKRFSLLWSLLAMVVVCACSKSGGSDYPDPEKAGLTFQVTFDKTGMEGRAPQSTAIPETSWANVKQLQFFLYNASGQVVYSTIVNPSSALTTFTYTDVPVGTGYTLVAVANVKSSSDAVTTYIDGGTTPTEWTMWNVRQKTLSNLVIEHADGAFPTFCSTKLTTAGNSAYTEPSEIFMGSATGIDVAAGTTTPVSAIALKREVAMMRVRLNVKDSETDNLNTVNFTQDASIMIYRLPDNMKIGAANAGGVSATSTDANILAIKDGTIFNTADPASGYNPKVILKDNFTMWRDVIVWPNNGGRAINGASTADASVDRQYFIVVSGRGKAGHILANGDEMSTDGPVYWSGLIKENFTPNTIREVNLTLRSGGTTDVPTKPRAEGGLTIGVSAPEAWSSNIVESALTL, from the coding sequence ATGAAAAAAAGATTTAGTTTATTATGGTCATTGCTTGCAATGGTGGTAGTGTGTGCTTGTTCAAAGAGTGGTGGTTCGGATTATCCGGATCCGGAAAAGGCCGGTTTAACGTTTCAGGTTACTTTTGACAAAACCGGTATGGAAGGAAGAGCTCCACAATCTACGGCAATTCCGGAAACTTCATGGGCAAATGTCAAACAATTACAATTCTTTTTGTACAACGCGTCCGGTCAAGTGGTTTATTCAACGATCGTGAATCCTTCAAGTGCGTTGACTACTTTCACGTACACGGACGTACCGGTAGGTACCGGTTACACGTTAGTTGCTGTTGCGAACGTGAAAAGTTCTTCGGATGCAGTCACTACTTATATTGATGGAGGTACAACTCCAACTGAATGGACGATGTGGAATGTGCGCCAGAAGACTCTCTCGAATTTGGTGATAGAGCATGCAGATGGAGCTTTCCCGACGTTCTGTTCAACTAAACTGACTACCGCTGGTAATAGTGCTTATACGGAGCCGTCGGAGATCTTTATGGGATCTGCAACGGGTATAGATGTTGCAGCCGGAACGACGACTCCCGTGTCGGCCATTGCTCTGAAACGTGAAGTAGCCATGATGCGTGTTCGTTTGAATGTAAAAGATAGCGAAACGGATAATTTGAACACGGTTAATTTCACGCAGGATGCTTCTATCATGATTTATCGTTTACCGGATAACATGAAAATTGGGGCAGCAAATGCAGGTGGAGTGAGTGCAACGTCAACCGATGCCAATATATTGGCTATAAAGGACGGAACTATTTTTAACACGGCCGATCCTGCTTCAGGATATAACCCGAAGGTTATTCTGAAGGATAATTTCACGATGTGGAGAGATGTTATCGTGTGGCCGAATAATGGAGGACGTGCTATTAATGGAGCATCAACAGCAGACGCTTCTGTCGATCGTCAGTATTTTATCGTTGTTTCCGGACGTGGAAAAGCAGGTCATATTTTGGCAAACGGGGATGAGATGTCTACTGACGGTCCTGTTTATTGGTCTGGTTTGATTAAAGAGAACTTTACACCAAACACGATTCGTGAAGTGAACTTGACTTTACGTTCAGGAGGTACTACAGACGTGCCGACAAAACCTAGAGCAGAAGGTGGTTTGACAATTGGTGTTTCAGCTCCGGAAGCTTGGAGTAGTAATATCGTAGAATCAGCACTTACACTGTAA
- a CDS encoding OmpA family protein, with the protein MRKKKIQILLSVAVFLFLMDGALPVKAQERKLGRVERRADRNFVRQKFNKAMAQYETALKKEENMQNQAALHLKIARLYFMVRDYSWAIGHYEKAMELERNLFLVDDVCDYIDALRFQGQARKAEAICLDNAYRDQYSRYQRYQNTLEALAMRHSVQEFPGFTAKRLSLNTPNAEFWIGNYGEQPFYAISYSKFNDPGKLFFHRTHYYELKEAGEKVMSQKSPRYSDYFRKIPVDLQNGPVTFSPDMQVMVTTVIEYDKKNVSVEMVDKKHRPFRTKLYYSVIKSQSKRFGRYIPVFPQDPENSYAHPYLFNDGKSLLFTSDMPGGFGGFDLYVVHWDEETQEWGTPMNLGADVNTEGNEIFPVLYEGRLIFSSNGLPGFGGYDLFNADYDQEGVVPGSVRHFPYPVNSVFNDYFMCPLDLRTAYFVSDREMESRDDIYYLQTEEDLGTLQGDPHFGMSEESAILGGALLLNGTTESVTKETISIKRYAPEGLLMTLYFDFDSDKLTRESIQCLEQFINEMGSYYFSELRFDGFADEMGSDNYNYALSARRAKSVAEFLRDHGVNVDFNIKAHGKVRLSPEEMKEEMGNQAEGNIDWIQVNRKARRVEIYHKR; encoded by the coding sequence ATGAGAAAAAAGAAGATACAAATTCTCTTGTCGGTTGCCGTGTTTCTTTTCCTGATGGATGGAGCGCTTCCTGTGAAAGCACAGGAACGTAAGCTGGGACGTGTGGAAAGACGGGCTGACCGTAATTTTGTAAGGCAGAAGTTTAATAAAGCGATGGCGCAGTATGAAACGGCTCTTAAAAAAGAAGAGAATATGCAAAATCAAGCCGCTCTTCATTTGAAGATTGCGCGCTTGTATTTCATGGTACGGGATTATAGCTGGGCTATCGGGCATTACGAGAAGGCGATGGAGCTGGAACGGAATTTATTCCTCGTGGATGACGTGTGTGACTACATAGATGCGTTGCGTTTTCAAGGTCAGGCACGGAAAGCCGAGGCGATCTGTCTGGATAATGCTTATCGAGATCAGTATAGCAGGTATCAACGCTACCAGAATACACTGGAGGCTCTTGCCATGCGTCATTCCGTGCAGGAATTCCCCGGATTCACGGCCAAACGGTTGTCTTTGAACACGCCGAATGCCGAGTTCTGGATTGGAAATTACGGGGAACAACCTTTCTATGCCATTAGTTACAGTAAGTTTAACGATCCCGGAAAGTTGTTTTTCCATCGTACTCACTATTACGAGTTGAAGGAGGCTGGGGAAAAGGTGATGTCACAGAAATCACCGAGATATTCCGATTATTTCCGGAAGATTCCGGTGGATTTGCAGAATGGACCGGTAACGTTTTCTCCGGATATGCAGGTGATGGTGACCACGGTGATCGAGTACGATAAAAAGAATGTATCGGTGGAGATGGTGGACAAAAAACATCGTCCTTTCCGTACTAAATTGTACTATTCCGTGATCAAGAGCCAGAGTAAACGTTTTGGAAGGTACATTCCGGTTTTCCCGCAAGACCCGGAAAATTCGTATGCTCATCCTTACTTGTTTAATGACGGGAAATCGTTGTTGTTCACTTCTGATATGCCGGGAGGATTTGGCGGGTTTGACTTGTACGTTGTTCATTGGGACGAAGAGACACAGGAGTGGGGAACCCCGATGAATTTGGGTGCGGATGTCAACACGGAAGGGAACGAGATTTTTCCCGTACTTTATGAAGGACGTCTTATTTTTTCCTCTAACGGGTTACCGGGTTTCGGAGGATATGACCTGTTTAATGCCGACTACGATCAAGAGGGAGTAGTTCCGGGCAGCGTGCGTCATTTTCCTTATCCGGTGAATTCGGTTTTCAACGACTATTTTATGTGTCCGCTGGATTTACGAACCGCTTATTTTGTTTCGGACCGGGAAATGGAGTCCCGGGATGATATTTATTATCTGCAAACCGAGGAAGATTTGGGGACCCTGCAGGGAGATCCTCATTTCGGAATGAGCGAGGAAAGCGCGATTCTGGGCGGGGCTTTATTACTGAACGGGACCACGGAATCGGTTACCAAGGAAACTATTTCAATAAAACGATATGCACCGGAAGGTTTGCTAATGACTCTTTATTTTGATTTCGATTCGGATAAATTGACTCGAGAATCCATTCAATGCCTGGAGCAGTTTATTAATGAAATGGGTTCCTATTATTTCTCTGAATTGAGATTTGACGGTTTCGCTGACGAAATGGGTAGTGACAATTACAACTATGCCTTGTCAGCAAGAAGGGCAAAGAGTGTTGCCGAGTTTTTACGGGATCATGGTGTCAATGTGGATTTCAATATAAAGGCTCACGGCAAGGTGAGACTTTCTCCGGAGGAGATGAAGGAAGAGATGGGAAATCAAGCGGAGGGAAATATTGACTGGATTCAGGTGAATCGTAAGGCGAGACGTGTTGAGATATATCATAAGAGGTAG
- a CDS encoding FimB/Mfa2 family fimbrial subunit — MGKNRLLIAFTGVIILLLLASCTYDYFKDETNYQVYVPEVVDNKVSDCRVLVYDETGTLVGARYEAAPWKDPRMRAGLFSFRLPPGEYKVYCYTNTDSLSFVDEQQLETSAFMLNNSSSGENHYVHPSDVLFQKFVPVIDHPGILRTDTVELEHYTGRVTVRFKNFPGDVSRIVNVQLLAEGASSVQYLKNDTIAGRQTPDDHMFHFGELPEQTTADYLEVDHRYLPSVEGEFMRLNYTFLDRDGVAVNHLPVEVKDKLTGLPLRLLHGQRIIIEIDSYVVVKVSIVGWNEDIESGNTNME, encoded by the coding sequence ATGGGAAAGAACAGACTTCTCATAGCATTTACGGGTGTGATTATCCTGCTCCTGCTCGCGTCATGTACCTATGATTATTTTAAAGATGAAACCAATTACCAGGTTTACGTACCCGAAGTGGTGGATAATAAGGTTAGTGACTGTCGTGTACTGGTTTATGACGAGACAGGAACATTGGTGGGAGCGCGTTACGAGGCTGCCCCGTGGAAAGATCCCCGTATGAGAGCAGGGTTGTTTAGTTTCAGATTACCCCCTGGTGAATATAAGGTCTATTGTTATACGAATACGGATAGTCTTTCATTTGTGGATGAACAACAACTGGAAACCTCTGCTTTTATGCTGAATAATAGCAGTTCCGGGGAGAATCATTACGTGCATCCTTCGGACGTGTTATTCCAGAAGTTTGTGCCTGTAATCGATCACCCGGGAATTTTGCGTACAGACACGGTGGAGTTGGAGCATTACACAGGAAGAGTAACCGTGCGTTTTAAGAATTTTCCGGGCGACGTGTCACGCATAGTAAACGTGCAATTGTTGGCAGAAGGGGCGTCCTCCGTGCAGTATTTGAAAAATGATACAATAGCTGGTCGGCAGACCCCGGATGATCATATGTTTCATTTCGGAGAGTTACCGGAACAGACGACTGCTGATTATCTGGAAGTGGATCATCGTTATTTACCGTCTGTTGAAGGCGAATTTATGAGGCTGAATTATACATTCCTGGACCGTGACGGTGTTGCCGTCAATCATTTACCGGTGGAAGTGAAAGATAAACTGACCGGTTTGCCACTCAGGCTATTGCATGGCCAGCGTATTATTATTGAAATCGATTCTTACGTCGTGGTCAAAGTTTCGATCGTGGGATGGAATGAAGATATTGAGAGTGGAAATACGAACATGGAATGA